In Pseudomonas hamedanensis, a single window of DNA contains:
- a CDS encoding aminotransferase class I/II-fold pyridoxal phosphate-dependent enzyme — MNTPHPTVNWVSNRVRQARDDQQQLFDAGLNGLKVMTRDGKNIELDSGECLTEFLSCSYLGLECDPRLIEGAVQAVEMFGVQFAAARTRALLPPMRELDERLNQIFQGHTVTFNSVGSAHLGCLPLLGSGELPSYPLRRGPGWIVDRAAHASMQVLQGILCQFGPVLRCDCSDVQQVEDACTTAVAAGNTPIILTDSIGSMRGVYPVNRLLQLAERFDGYLYADDAHGTSIHGLAGGGYALVAATESLRDRMIVLSSLSKAFGATGGAITVRAVADAELIRRHASTYTFGGPLSMGGVGAAVASANIHLSPQLGPLQAALWRNVALIDDLLGARLGNHRIASPIRFVRVGAERDAVSLALHLRRQAIAVTTALFPVVAKGEAMLRLAISANHSQAQLEHLATAVSTGFDELCIRQGERTHDR; from the coding sequence CCGACCGTCAACTGGGTCAGCAATCGCGTTCGCCAGGCCCGTGACGACCAACAGCAACTGTTCGATGCCGGCCTCAACGGTCTCAAGGTCATGACGCGCGACGGCAAGAACATCGAGTTGGACAGTGGCGAATGCCTGACTGAATTTCTTTCCTGCTCTTATCTGGGACTCGAATGCGATCCGCGCTTGATTGAAGGCGCGGTGCAGGCCGTGGAAATGTTCGGCGTGCAGTTCGCTGCCGCGCGCACCCGGGCACTGTTGCCGCCGATGCGCGAACTTGATGAGCGGCTGAACCAAATTTTCCAGGGGCATACGGTCACCTTCAACTCCGTCGGTAGCGCGCACCTCGGTTGCCTGCCGCTGCTCGGCTCCGGCGAGTTGCCCTCGTATCCCTTGCGTCGAGGTCCCGGCTGGATCGTCGACCGGGCTGCCCATGCCTCAATGCAGGTATTGCAAGGCATCCTGTGCCAGTTCGGACCCGTGCTGCGCTGTGATTGCAGCGATGTGCAGCAAGTCGAAGATGCCTGTACAACAGCCGTCGCGGCAGGCAATACGCCAATCATCCTGACCGACAGCATCGGTTCGATGCGCGGGGTGTATCCGGTCAATCGCTTGCTGCAACTGGCCGAGCGCTTTGACGGTTACCTGTATGCAGATGACGCCCATGGCACCTCGATCCACGGGCTGGCAGGCGGCGGATATGCGCTTGTCGCCGCCACGGAGTCACTGCGCGATCGCATGATTGTGTTGTCTTCCCTGTCCAAGGCCTTTGGCGCAACCGGTGGGGCAATTACCGTGCGGGCGGTGGCCGATGCCGAACTGATACGGCGCCACGCCTCGACCTATACCTTCGGCGGCCCTCTGTCCATGGGCGGTGTCGGTGCTGCGGTCGCCTCTGCGAACATTCATCTTTCACCGCAGTTGGGTCCGCTTCAGGCCGCGTTGTGGCGCAATGTCGCGCTGATCGATGACTTGCTGGGAGCGCGACTGGGCAATCACCGAATCGCATCGCCCATACGCTTCGTCCGGGTCGGCGCCGAGCGTGATGCAGTGAGTCTGGCGCTGCATCTGCGCCGGCAGGCCATTGCGGTCACCACTGCGCTGTTTCCGGTGGTGGCCAAAGGCGAGGCGATGCTGCGTCTGGCAATCAGCGCGAATCACAGCCAGGCCCAGCTCGAACACCTGGCGACAGCCGTGAGCACTGGCTTCGACGAGTTGTGCATCCGTCAGGGAGAACGCACCCATGACCGATGA